Proteins encoded within one genomic window of Microcebus murinus isolate Inina chromosome 8, M.murinus_Inina_mat1.0, whole genome shotgun sequence:
- the LOC105864302 gene encoding gamma-crystallin F — MGKITFYEDRGFQGRHYECSSDHPNLQSYLSRCNSVRVDSGCWMLYEQPNYAGSQYFLRRGDYPDYQQWMGLSDSVRSCRLIPHASSHRIRIYEREDHRGQMVETTEDCSSLHDRFRFSEIHSFNVLEGSWILYEMPNYRGRQYLLRPGDYRRHHDWGAMDARVGSLRRAVDFY, encoded by the exons ATGGGGAAG ATCACCTTCTACGAGGACCGGGGCTTCCAGGGCCGCCACTACGAATGCAGCAGCGACCACCCCAACCTGCAGTCCTACTTGAGCCGCTGCAACTCGGTGCGCGTGGACAGCGGCTGCTGGATGCTCTATGAGCAGCCCAACTACGCGGGCAGCCAGTACTTCCTGCGGCGCGGCGACTACCCGGACTACCAGCAGTGGATGGGCCTCAGCGACTCGGTCCGCTCCTGCCGCCTCATCCCCCAC GCCAGCTCCCACAGGATCAGGATCTACGAGCGAGAGGACCACAGGGGCCAGATGGTGGAGACCACTGAGGACTGCTCCTCTCTTCACGACCGCTTCCGCTTCAGTGAGATCCACTCCTTCAACGTGCTGGAGGGCTCCTGGATCCTCTACGAGATGCCCAACTACCGTGGGCGCCAGTACCTGCTGAGGCCGGGGGACTACAGGCGGCACCACGACTGGGGAGCCATGGATGCCAGAGTGGGGTCTCTGAGGAGAGCGGTGGatttctattga